The sequence TGCCGTTCTTCCCGCCGCGGTAATATTCGATTTTTTCCAGAAGCTTGTCCAGGGTGAACGGCTTGTGGATGACGTCGTTGGCCCCGGATTCTTTCATCTTGGCCTGCTCGCCTTCGCCTTTCAGTCCCGTGACCGCGACGATGATGACTTCTTTGAAGCGGGGGTCTTCGCGCACGAACCGGCAGAACTCGAAACCGTCCAGCTCCGGCATGCGGAAATCCAGAAGCACCATATCGGGCCTCTCTTCGACCAGCTTCGCGCCGGCCGTGAATCCGTTGTTGACCGTAATCAGCTTGAGGCCCTGGATGCCGGAGAACATGTCCTGCAGGAGTTCCAGGACGTCCGTTTCATCGTCCACGGCGAGGATGACGTAATCTTTCCTTTTTTCCAGCTCTTCTTCGCCCTGCCAGGGAAGATTGTAGGCCTGCGCGAAATGAACGAGCTCGTCATGCGCGATGCGGCGGTGCCCGCCGACGGTCGTGAAACAGCTGAACTTCCCGCCTTCGATCCACCGGATCACGGTGATCGGCGTGACCCCCAGAAGCCTGGCCACTTCGTGCGTCGTATAGAGCTTTTTGGTTCCCTGTTCCATGTCATCCCCCTCGGGTCTTGGACTATGAAGATAAAGACATGATAACTATGTAGGTTTTGTTATTCTGAGTAAAGTATAGCCACCGGGTTTCCGTAATTCAAATTCTGAGGCGAAGAATATTTAGCCCTAAGCGCATTGCTTAAATGGAGTTACAAATAATAAGCCCACAATTTTAAGAGAGGTTTTCGAAGCAGGTCCGCGGGTTTGAGGAGCGGCGGCGTCTTTATGATAGAATTATCCGGGACGCTCCTGGACATGGGGACGTTTAAAATTTGCTATGGAATTCGCGTTCCTTGCCGTAAATTAGCCCTGATATCTTATGAAGAAAGCCATTCTTATTTCCTTATGCGTGCTGGCCGCCGGCCTTCCCCTTACCGGCTGCCGCAAAAAACCTCTCCAAGAGCAGCCTCCTGCCAAGCAGGAAGCCGCGACTCTCAAGCTATTAAAGAAGGCCGGCCTCGAGGTCTATCCGAAGAGCGAGATCCTGGATCAGTCGCTGAAGAATCAGGAAACCGAAAAGCTCTATGGAGCGAACCCGGAGGCGAAAAGCGAAGTGACCGTAGCGCGGGTGTGGGCGGCGGTGGATGCGCCGGTCGAAGAAGTGCGGGCCTACTACGCGAAAACTCATCCCTATGTCCTGCGCGACGAGCATAAGACCGACGGCACCGAATTCATCCAGCTCTCTTCCGTGGAAAAGATCGCCTCAGCCATCACCGAAGGTGTGACCCCGATTACGCTGGTGGACATCCGCAAGAACAAACTGACCGCCGACGAACGCACGGGCTACGAAGGCGAGCTGAAGGCCTTGCAGGAAAAAAAGGGCCCGGATCTCGTCGACGAAAACAGGATCAAGGAACTGCAGCGGCTCCTTGCGGAAAAAACCATCGTCAAGCTGAGCCTCCGCGCGGAAAAACCCTCCTAAAGGAAACGGGGACACACCTGAAGGTATGTCCCCGTATCAAAAAAAACGTTTGGGGACAGGTCTTTAGACCTGTCCCCTTTTTTGTGCGCCGCAATGGCGGATGCTGAAGGAATTATGCCGAGGATTTGACCTGCATTTCCTCGAGCAAGGAATCGGTCAACGAAGCGGCGACGGCTTCGGCGACCAGCATGCCGCGGTTACCGTTCGGAGCCTTGGCCGCGTCAAAGACGTACGGCGGAATTTCCTTCAGACCCAAGATGGACAGGACGAGCGCGGTCTCGATCAGTTTACGGATGGCAAGATCGCGGTCCTTGGCTTCGGCCGCGGGATTGACGACAGCAAGACCGACGGCCAGTTTGCCGGCGTAGTCCGCGTTGACGGCCTGATACATGTCGGATTCGGCGCCCTGGACCATGATGGCCTGGTTGCCTTCGGCGGCGATCTCGGCATTGAGGTTGACCATCGTGCCGAGCTGATCCACGTTCGTGGCAAACCGCACGGTCTGCGTTCCGTAGTAGGCGGCCAGCTGCGCCCAGCGCGCGTCGAACTGCACGCCGGCGATGACCACTTGGTGGCGCCTGGCGAACATTTCGGTTTCGAGGGCCGGCATCGAGATCATCATGGCCTGCGCCGGGTGCACGCCGCCCATCGCGCCCTGGACATTCATCACCCAATCCGTGACGGTCAGGAGGCCGTCTTCCTTGGCCAGCGCTTCTTTGAGTTCCGCGCCCGTATGCTGCGTGGCCATACGGATGAGAAGCTCGATGTTTTCGCCGCGGCCCTGGAAGTAGTCGCGCGCGGCGGCGGACGTCTTCGGATCGTTCAGGATGCCTTCGATGTCGCCGAGCGTCGTCGAGTACGCGGCCAGTTCGTGCAGGACGTCGAACGCGTGAGAATTGTAGCCCAGCGTATCCAGCGAAGCGCGCAGCTGCGGGTTGGCGGCCAGGGCTTCGATCTTTGCATGCAGTAAGGCGTGCGTCTTTTCGTGGTTCAGGAAGATCCGCAGGTGCTGGGCGCGGATCGTGCGGTCCAGGCTTGTGTCCACGAAGCGTTCGGGCGTCACGACGATCTTGGTGCTGCCGTCTTCCATGTGGCGCGCATAACCCAGACGGCGGTTGTCCTGCGCGAGCAGCGTGTCTTCCGGGCGCTGCACGAAGAACATATGGATGTTGTCGGGATTCGTGCCGCGCAGCATGGAGAGCACTTCCTCCGGCGATTCGAAGGCCGCCGCGAGGACGTTTTCGAGTTCGGCAGTCTGTTCCGGCGTGAGGCCGAGGTCCTGGCCCGCGAGTACGCCTTCGAACGGGGCTTCGCGCAGTTCCGACTTCGGCGCGGCCGGCGCCGTTTCACGCAGCTCGCCGCGGATTTTCTTGAGCGCCTGAACAAGCGTATCCCCTTCGAGGCCGGCAAGATTGTCCAGCCATGTTTTCAGCTGGCCGGGCAATTCTTCGATGCCGGAGAAGAACTGGTCGGCGCCCGCCTGGATCGCAATGCCGTCGTTCAGGATCCGGTCCACGAGGCCCTTCATGAATTTCACTTCTTCGATCGCCGGCATCTGCTGGCTCTTGTCCGCGATGCGGTTGTACATGATCGGGACGAGGAGCGCCATGACGCGGGCGATCAGCGCGTTGACGTCGGCGCGCTCCGGAGCGGACGCGTCGAGGCTGGCAAGCAGCTGGTCGAGCGACTCCAGCGCGCCGAGCAGCTCTTTCGCGGAACGGTTCTGGTCCTTGCGGCTCTGGATTTCGTCGATCGTCCAGCGCAGGCCGTTCACGAGATCGGCGCGGCTGTTCGAGAAATCCACTTTCGGCATGAATTCGGACAGCTCGCGGAGCGAAACAGGATCGGCCTTGGCCATGCGTTCGTCCATCCAGGACTTGGGCTTGAACTCGATGATGACATGCCGGCTTCCGACCTTGGTGATGAACTGGAAGGCCTGGCCCTGGCGCGCGAGGCCGTTGTACTTTTCACGCGTCTCCTTGACATTGTCGCCGTCATAGATCTGGTCTTGCGGGTAAGTCGCTTCGTCGTCCAGGCGCTTGTCGCCGATCGGCAGGAGCTGGTAGCGCGTTTCGCCAAGGCCCGTGCCCGCATAGCCGTAAGCGCCTTCGGCGAGCTGGTAGATACCGTCATAATCACGCAGCGTATCGCCCATCACGCTGGAAGGCAGGACATCGTAAGTTCCCCTCGCGCTCCTCGGATGGATATGATAGAAGCCGCCGAGCTGATTCTTGGCGTAAACTTCGACCTGGTTGTGCTTCAAGCCGGTGGTCAGGATAAAGCGCTCGCGGCCCGTGGACGGGTCGATCTGGGCGCTGATCGCGAATTCGTACGGCATCTTCTTCATCATTTCCAGCTCGTCGCGCGTGGGCTTGGCCGAAAGCTCGACCACATAACGGCCGTTCGCACCGAGATCGCGGTGCAGCGCGCGCGTGGCCGAGGCCTGCGCGAGGACGTCGTCGCGGTCGAGCGCGGCCGCGGCGGCTTCCGCTTCCGCCTTCTCCTGATGGAGTTCCATGTAGCGTTCCGACAGCTGCTGCATCTGAGACGGATCCATCGTACGGGCCATCTCCGACAGCTGCTGCATTTCCTGATCGATTTCTTCGGGACGGTTCAGGATCTTGAGCTGTTTGGCCAGCTTCAGGCTGTCGTTCAGAACCTCGGCCAGCGAAACGGTTCCTTCCATGCCGAGGAACTTCACGTTGTAGGCGTGGACGCGAGGATTGACGCTGCCCGCTTCCCAGAGCGCGGCCATGGCCAGGATGCCGAGCTCCGTATCGTCGGAGCGCAGGAACTGGGCGATGAGGCCGAGCGCCCGCTGCAGGCGCGCATCCAGCTCGTCCTGCGTCGGAGGCGTGGGAGGAATTCCCGCGCCGGCCTTGCGTCCGTCATACTGCAGGGCGACGTCGATGATCTTGTCGAAGACCTTTCTCATGGTGCGGTTCTTGAACGCCACTTCATCAACGGAATCATTCGGCGCGTAATCCTGCAGCTCTTTGGCCAGCGCCTTGAGCTCGGTGCCGTCCGCGTCGTAATCCGCGTCCGCGGCGAGTTTCTCAGCGTAGGACTTGGTCTTGTTTTCGTAAGCGGCCATCACCGAAGGCTTGGCCGCGTCCGCGCCGATCTTGCTGTTGAAGGCCTGGCGGCTCGTTTCGATCTGCTGGCCGACGCGGATGACTTCGTCCGGCGTGAGATTCAGGAAGCCCGTGATGTCGGAGATCGTCTTGGCCGTGCGCGCGATGTACATGACCTGCGCCGGCGTCAGATAGCGTTCCAGGTAGCGCATGGCCGCGCGCATCTGCTTCATCTGGCGCAGTTTGTTCAGCTTGCGCTCTTCCAGGTTCTGCGACTTGAGGAAGTTCTGGTAAACGTCCGAACGTTCGACCTTCGCGTCGAGCGCCGACACCTTCGGGTCGACACCCTGCGTCACTTCGCCTCTGAGGCGCGCCATGTAAGCGTTCAGCTGGTTCTGCAGTTCTTGTTCCTGCTGCTCGTCCAGCTTGTCAGTCTTCAATTCCTTGAGCTTCATTTCACGGTACAGCTGCTGCCACTGGAACCGCTTGACGTTCTTTTCTTCATCGCGGTACTGGTCCATGGCGTACGAGAAGATCGGGCCGTTCTCCATGCTGTCTTCGTCGTAGGAGCGGCCGCTCTGCTGGATCTTGCGGATCAGGATCTGCACCGTGTACGCCTCGTTTTCGTCGAGCAGCGTGCGGTCGGCGGTGCTGTCCTTGCGCTTGCCGGTCGGATCGGTCGGATCGACGTAAGCCTGCTCTTTGCGCTGCGTGCCAAGGCCCAGGTCGATCATGTGGGTGGATTCGTGTTCGAGCGCTTCTTCTTCGTAACCCGCGATCGAGAAGATGTAACCGGACTTGCGGAACACATGTTCCTGGCCCTTGAACTTATCGGGACCGGAGACGACAGGAATGTTCTTGGTTTCGTCCGGACGCGTCGCGTTGGCCTGGCCGGTCGCCGACAGGAAGCCTTTTTCGCGCAGCCACTGCAGCGCGGCCTTGGGCACGGAGATTGAAATGACCGGGACGTCCGGCAGGCCGAAGATGTCCTGCCACACTTTCAGGAGCGGGTCGCTGCTCGCCATGCGGACGCTGACCTGGACGGGCCTGTCGGTGCCGGCCGCCTTTTTCAGGCCTTCCTTGTCGATCTTGGGCTTGTCGTAATAGTTGTTGAGGCCTTCGAGCACGTAATCCAGGGCCTTCTCGTATTCCTCGGCCGAGCTTCCGTCTTTCATCATGTTGCTGATCTCGAGCAGGTCAGCCTGCGATTCGCGCATGCGCTTGATCTTTTCGTAATAACGCACGACGTCCGCCTGGTCCAGCGGGCCTTTTTCGAACCGCTCCTGCAGGGTTTCCGCATTGATGCCTTTCACATAATCGTCTTTCAGGTCGTCGTCTTTTTCGCTGACGCGGTACTTCACTTTCAGCACCGAGGCCGCGGCCTGCGCCGACGCATCCGCCTGGACGGCCAGCCGCAGCAGGTTGAGGCCGACGAACTTGTAGCTGTCGTCGATCAGTTTGTCTTCCATCAGGAAGCTCTCGGCCATGTCGAGGAGGACAAGGCTGAGACCCTTTTTCAGCGCCTTCACGTCATCCGCGGCTTCCTGCTTCGCCGTGGCATCCGCCGCCGCGGCGCCGCGCGCTTCGGCCTGCTTGATCGCGGCTTCGTAAATCGACTTGAGCTGGACCATCGCGAGCGGCTTCGTCAGATCGATGTTCAGGGCCGCAAAATCCAGGCCCGTGCGGTTCAGCAGCGCGCCGCCGTCCTGGCCCGCAAGCGCTTCCAGCACCTGGGTCGTGGTCAGCGCGCCGGTATCGATGCGGGTGCCGCGGGCCGCGAGGAGCGGCACGATAAGCGCCAGCTTGTCCCCTTGCTCGGCGAGAGCTCCGGTAAGGCCGATCTTCGGCGCGACGAGCGACAGGAACAGCATGCGTTCGAACAGCGTGAGGTCGTAACGGTCCATGATGCCCGTGACTTCCAGCAGGTTGTCCGGACGGCTCACGCCTTCGGCGAGAGCGTTCATCTTGTAGAGGATCTTGGCGATCTCTTCCAGCTTCAGCTTGAGGATCGGCCAATGCCCGCGGATAGCGACGGTGAAAATGTCCCAGACGCCGCGCGGCACGAAGGCGAGATCAGGATCGAAGCGCACGAGGAGATCCGGAATGCTGCCCAGGTCCGGCGCCGTGGTCTTGTCGTCCAGCTGCTGGTGCTTGGCGGCCAGGAACGGCTGGTCGATCGCAAAGAGATTGCCCGGCCGCAGGTTGTCTTCGAAATACGCCGCTTCGATCTCGCGGCGGCTCTTGCCCGTGCGCTTCTGCGTGTTTTCGACGTAGGCATTCAGGCGGAAGTGGTCGTAACGGCGCGCCGTGCGGATCTGGTTGTCCAGGGCCTGGCCCGTCTTGATCTGCAGGTCGTCCTGGTCGAGCAGCTTGCCGAGGCGCGCGTACGCGTCCTGCTGCAGCTTCATCAGGACTTCGAGATTATTCTCGTCAAATCCTTTTTCTTTGTTCAGACCCAGGCTCTTGGCCGCATCCAGCGCGCGTTTCTTGTCGCGGTTCACGTCCTTCTCGGAGACGTACGGCGACGGCTTGCCGAGCGCCTTCGCCTGTTCGATTTCCCGCTGGATCTTGGGATCTTTGTAGTCCACGGCGCTCTTCTGCAGCGCCACCAGCGTGTCGAGCGCCTGCTTCGCGCGGACCGCGTTGAGAAGGTCGACGAGCGCCTCTTCGACCGCTTCGACGCGGGCGTGGTCGCCGGCGGCCGTGGCCGCGTCATGTTCGGCGCGCAGCTTCATCATTTTGAGGTCGAACGCCGTTTCCTGGCTCGGTTCCTGGAAGCCTTCGGCGCCGGCCTTGTAGAGGTCGGACCAGGCCTGGTCGATCTCGTTACGCGTGAGCGGCGAGAACAGGCGTCCGAAGAAGCTGGTCTTGCGGTCCAGCGCCTCGGCCTTGTTCAGGAGGTACTCGCGCACTTCTTTTTCCGTGCGCTGGCTCTGTTCGACGAGCGTCTGCACGGCCTTTTCCTGGCGGACCAGGTAGTACAGCGCGTCGAGCGACAGGTCGACGAGCGCGTCCATGCCATAGCCCGCGACGGCGCGGCGCAGGTCGTCCCGGAAGTTCAGCGATTCGTCCTGGGCCAGGAGGTCGACCACCGACAGGAACAGGTTGTGCTGATACGCATCGACCTGGCCGGGCGTGGCGCCCCGCAGGAACGCGGGCTTGAGTTCGTGAATGTCGGAGAGCTTGAAGCCCTTCAGCGTGGCGCGCAGGCTTTCGAGGGCTTTCTGCTGCTGGCGTTCGTACTTGGCCTTGGCCTTCTCGAGGCTCGCCTTTTCGCGGTCGATTTCTTCGCCGGTCGCCGTGGCAAAACCGCGCTCGGACTTGCGCAGCGCGATCTTCTGCAGCTCGATCTCCGCGGACCGCAGGCTGTCGCGCTGCTGGGACAGGCGCGTGTAGAGCTGACGGACAGGCTTGGGCATGTCGGAACGGGCGTTCTTCAGGGCGATCTGCGCGATGCGGCCGGCCGGGCTCAGTTCGCCGTAGCCGTCGCCGTAGATGTCGAAGAGGAGCTTCGAGTCCACTTTGCTTTCGATTTCTTCGCCGGTCAGACCGACGTTCTCGAGATGGCGGACCACGTTGAGCAGCTGGTTCAGGCCGCGGCGGTCGTAGCTGGTGAAGTCAACGAAGCCGCGGTCGGAAAGTTCCAGCGCGATGCGGTAAAGTTCGCGGTCATCTCCGTCGTCCCAGTGGAAGCCGAGCTTGCGCAGGCTGTTCTTCTGATAGTCGGACAGGTTCTGCAGGTCTTCGATGGTCCGCGTGAACGCCTGGCCTTTACGGGTCAATTCGTAATGACTCTGCTCGACCGTCTCGCCGTTCCTGACGTCGGTAACCTCGCGTTTCTGCTCGCTGACAAGGCCGCGGCTCTCCAGGTTTTCAGCCACGGCTTTCGCGGCTTCGGCCTGGTTGTTGCCCAGATGCGCGATCGCGCGGTTGGCGTCGGCCAGGTTCGCGGACTTCACTTTGATTTCCTGATGACGTTCCACGGCTTCGGCATTGATGACCATCTTCTCCAGGTTCTTGGCCAGGCGGACCGTATCCACCAGGTTGTTGGTCGTGGACAGGCTTTCCTTTTCGACGCGCAGGCCCGGCGCGACGCTTTCTCCGATATTCAGGTCGCGGAGGATCTGGATGCCGCGGTCGCTGAACCGGACCGAGCACGAGGAGCACGATTCGCTGAGCTCGACCAGCAGGCCGCGCAGTTCGGTCTTCGACACGTCGGCAAGCAGGGCTTTCAGCGCCGGGTTCTGCTCGGCGAGGAGCGCCAGCGTGCGGAACGTGCTTTCCGAACGCGCCACATTGTCTTCGTGACTGGCCAGGACGTCGCGCTGCTGGCCCTTGATGATCTGCTCGAGAAGCGCCTTCAGGGCCGATTCCGCGGTGGCCGGCGAATTAAGGGCGGACTCGGAATTCGCGAACAGGTTCTTGATCTGGCCTTCGAGCGCGACTTTGTTCGCGTCCACCGTCGAGCCGAACAGCAGCTCCTTCTTGGCCGCGTCGATTTCCGCGAGGAAGCCCTTGATCATGTCCATCGGATCATCGCTGTTCTTGGCGAAGTCGTGGATGTCGGTTTCCATGGCGTTCAGGTCCATCGCCTCATTATTCAGCGCCAGCATGTTGCGGTAGCCGGCGAGGTAGGCCTCGCGCATGGAGTTGAGTTCGCCCAGGACGCGCGACTGCATCTGCTCGCCGCCGGTCAGGTATCCCTTTTCCTGGAAGTCGAAGTTCACGTCGTCGTCCTGCGCCTCGCGGTTCTGCCAGTCGGTATAGAAATCGTTGATCGCCTGGTGGACCTTGGCTTTGGCCTTGTAATCCTCGCTGAACTGGAAGCCGTGCTCTTCCATGCGCTGCAGTTCGGCCAGCGCGCTCTTGAGCTCGACGCGCCATGCGGTCACCATCCGGCGGGCCTCGTCACCCCGGGCCGTATTGTCGCGGCCGGCCAGGCTCGAGTAGTTCTGGATGTTCTTGGAGAGCTCCTTGATGTCCTCGACCAGCTGCTTCTGCCGGTCTTCGAACGCCTTCCGCTCCTGTTTTTCCATCTGGGCGAGCTCGCCCTTCAAGCCGTTCAGCATGGACTGCGCGATTTCGTGGCCGCGGTCTTTCAGCGTTTCGCCGACCTTGTGCAGCAGCGAGCCGGACACGTCGTTCTTGATGTAGTTCCACGCCGACACCATCATGAACCATTCGATCTCGGTCAAAGTGTCCTTCATTTCGAGGCGCTCGATCAGGTTCAGCGTCAGGCGGAATTCGTTTTCTTTCATTTCTTCCTGGTACTTTTTCAGCGTGATCTTGCCGCGGTTCAGATCCTTCAGGAGGCCGGCCTCGAACTGGGCCAGGACTTCCTGCATGGCGCCCTTGAAGCTGTTGTTGCGCTCGTGGATGTCCATCTCGATCGAATTGCGGATGGCCTGGAAATCCTTGGTCGGGAGCAGCACCTGGCGATGGCCGATTTCACCCTTGCCGCGGACGATGCGGCCGAGGATCTGCATCATTTCGCGGAAGCCGCGGCTCGCGGACTTGATGGTCAGCGACCACTTGCCCTGGAAGTCGACGCCCTGCTGCGTGTCCTGGATGTTGTTGGTGACGACGAGCGACGGCGTGCCCAGCGACGCGGCCACGCGCGCGACCGTCGGGATGAGTTCGCTGAAGGCCACGGCGTCGACCGCGAACATGTAGCTCTTGTTTTTGTCGGTCAGCTTCGGAAGCGCTTCGAGCTCCTGCTGGTCCTTCTGCGTGGCCTCGAGGATCATGTCCGTCTTCTTCTTGAGGTTGTCCTGAATTTCCTGGTAACGCTGGCTGCTCCACACGTTGTCGCCCAGCTGCCGTTCGAGCTGCGTGGCCTCTTTCTGGAGGCGTTCGAACAGGCCGATGACCGACTTGACGTTCTTGCCCACATCGACTTCGATATACGTGCGGCCGCCGTTGTCCTTTTCCGCCTTGAAGCTTTCGAGGACCTTCGAATACTCCGTGTGGTCTTCCACGAACATCAGATGGGCCCAGCCCTTCTCGAGGTATGCCCGGCCGATTTCCAGCATCTTGGCCACGCCGTTTTCTTCGTCGACGAACATGAGGTTCTTGGCGTTGGCCCTGCCGATCTCGTCGTTCTTCTTCGTGGCTTCCGCGGCTTCGGATTTCGCGATGAGCTGCTTCACGTCATTGGCCGTGATGTCTTCGGCATAGGTCCAGGCCGCGCTGATGACATTGCCTTCGTTGTCGCGCTCCTCGCCCTGCTGCATGCGCGAACGGTCGCGCGCCACGGTGTGCACGCCCATCAGGATGGACGACAGCGGGCTGTAAGTCGCGGTGCTGCCCGCGCGGCGGATGTGGCGGCGCAGGAGCAGCTCGCCTTCCGCGGTCTGGGTCACGGTGATGTGGTTGTTGAGGTTCAGGATGCCCTGGTTCTTCCCGTTGTTTTCCTGCGGGATGTCGCTCATGCGGATAAGGTCGCGGCCGTAGCGGCCTTCGACGACCAGGTATTCCGCGCCATTGATCTGCACGCGCTCCAGCGTCACGTTCGACGCCGTGTTGGTGATTTCCGCGTGCGCGCCCACCTGGACTTCCGTACGGCCGGTGATGTCGGCGATCTCGATCCGCGTGACGTTCTTATTCGCCTTGTCGATGATGCGCTTGATCAAGCTCATCTGCGTGGAGGTCGCCTGCGTCAGCGAATTCTCGAGCTCGTGCTCCTTGACCATCTTGTCGTTGACTTCGGCCAGCTCGCCGCGAAGGACGTTGATTTCGCGGATGCGCGCCTGGATGTCGTCGCGCTGCGCGGCATCCGCGGTGGTGAGCAGCTGCTTCTCGAGGTTCTCTTTCTCGGTTTCGATTTCCGCGAGGTTGCGGCCCTGGATCTTCTCCAGACGAGCTTCCTTTTCCTTGATCTTGTCCGCGTTCGCAGCCGCGTCGGTCTTCAGTTTTTCCAGGTCGCCCTTGAGCGCCGTAACTTCATCCGTAAGCTTCGCGGCCTTCTTCGCCAGCACCTCGTTGCTGATGAACGACAGGACGAGCTTCGTCACGCGGCCGCTGAAATTCGTGGACTGGATCTTACCGTTCTCTTTCGGGTGCAGCTCGCCGTATTCGTTCGTTTCGAAGTGCTTGGCATACTGCATGCCGAGCGCGCGGACCGCTTCCTTGACTTCTGAGGCCCGGAATTCGCCGGACACGATGCGCTCTTTCACGCGCTCCTTCAGGGCCTTGGACATGTACACTTCCGCGTCCTTGTCGGTGCCTTCGACGATCAGCTGCGCGTTTCCGAATTTGTCCGCGATGTCGAGCAGCCGCTTGGCCTCGCGGTTGTCTTTGGCGACCAGAAGCGCGTTCTTGTTGGCAATGCCGTTTTCGTCGTAGGTCACGCCGAGCATCGTATACAGCTCGCGGATCTTGTTGATGTATTCCTCGGCGTTTACGGTCGCGTTCTTCGTGTCGGACAGGATGTACTGCGTGATTTCCGCCTGGAACTTATCGATTTCTTCGATGCCCCACGAATCCAGTTTCGCCATCAGGAGCTCGAGGATCGCGGGCTGGTCCTGGAGGGTAATCAGCGCGAAACCGACCTGGTCCGGGGCGATGACCTTGATGGCCTCGTCGTTTCTGAGCGCCGCTTCCAGCTTTTCGAAATCGCGCGCGACCAGGAGCTTCTGGATGTCGATCAGTTCGCCCGCGCCGAAGAGCCGGACCAGTTCCTGGTTCGGGACGCTGACGCGGAGGTCGTTCGGGCCTTTGATGCCGGCTTTGCCGTTGGCGAAGTCCGCGCCCTTGGTTTCGGTTTCCGCCAGGATCACGCTGCCCGAGACTTCGCTGTTCTGCCGCGCGAGCGCGATTTCCGTGGACGCCTTGACCATGGCCACCATGTTCTTACCGACGGCGGTCTTACCATTGCCGATTTCTTCCATCAGGAAGTCGCCGATGATGCCCTTCTGCACGGCGCGCAGGTCGAAGCGGTAAGCGCTGTCCGCGCGGACCTTATCCGCCGCGGCCTGGGCTTCTCTGGCGGCCTGATCCTTGTCGTGCGTCCGGCCTTCGACTTCTTCGTACGTCTTGCGGTAAGTCTCGCGCATGAATTCGATCAGCAGCCGGTGTCCGAAAATCTTGTTGTGATAAACCAGCAGGGATTCGCGGTCGAGCTTGTAACCGTCACCCAGGCGCGCCTTGACGCCTTCGACAAAGGCCTTGTACACCGCGGCGCCGTCGATCGTGCCGTTCTTGAAGTAGTCCTGCAGCAGCCGGCCCGCCTGGCCCGCGGTCAATTCCATTTCGGCCTGGAGGTCGAAGATGCCGTACTTGATGTCCTGGGCGACGTTCGGATTGGCGCCCGTGAATTCCGCAATGGCTTTGTCCGCATACGCGTGCAGCTGCGCGCGCTGATCGGCGTCCAGGCTGTTGTTGGCGAGCGCCCTCGAAAGCACGGTCAGCGTGGCTGTATCGTTGCGCAGGCTCGACGGCATGCTGAAGGCGACATCGACGATGGCCTGCAGCGCGGCGAGATCCTTCGTTTCATAGGCTTCCTTGCGCAGGGCCGAGAGCTCGCCCTTTTCGAGCTGCTCGATCTGGTCTTCGAGCTGC comes from Verrucomicrobiia bacterium and encodes:
- a CDS encoding response regulator: MEQGTKKLYTTHEVARLLGVTPITVIRWIEGGKFSCFTTVGGHRRIAHDELVHFAQAYNLPWQGEEELEKRKDYVILAVDDETDVLELLQDMFSGIQGLKLITVNNGFTAGAKLVEERPDMVLLDFRMPELDGFEFCRFVREDPRFKEVIIVAVTGLKGEGEQAKMKESGANDVIHKPFTLDKLLEKIEYYRGGKNGTSGAKSA